The window CATGAACTCTATTGGAATGGGTCGCGACAAGGCTGGGCCAATGGGTGCAGATGCAGGTGCCGGGGATTGAGAAAGGTCAATCCCCGGCACCCGGGCCGTATATCTTACAGCAGATTGCTGCGTGTACAGCTATCTACGTATTATTTTCGGAGCCTTCGGCAGGATGAACCTGGTTGAAGGGTTGATCTGCTCTTCTTTTGGGTGGCCCGCAGGGTACTGAACCACTTTTTTTCCCGCCAGTTGCGACAGTTCAACCAGGCGCAGGGCATTGGTTGGGCATGACTGGGTGCAGGCCGGTTTATGGCCGGCGTCAATCCGCTCATGACAGAGGCTGCATTTTTCGGCCCGATCCTCAATTTCATTGAACTGTGGCACGCCATAAGGGCAGGCGTCGAGACAGTTCCGACAACCGATGCATTTCTCCTGGTGATGGACCACAATACCATCCTTTTCACGCTTGGTGTAGGCGTCGGCAGGGCATTCGGCCAGACAGGCAGGGTTTTCGCAGTGGTTACAGGCCAGTGAGAAAAATGCGCGCTCGCGGTGCGGATAGCTCTCCTCCTGCAGCGGGTAAAGCTTTCTCCAGACCACACCTTGTTCATGGTGGTAGTAGTTGCGGCAGGCCATGGCACAGGAATAGCAACCTACGCAGTCTTCAGAATCTACCAGAAATGCGTACTGTTTTTTTGATTTATTTGGTGTCTTCATTATATAGCTCCTTAGGCCTTCTCAATATCGGCAAATTGACCATGAATAGCAGCACCTGGGGCACCGGCTTTGTACGCTCCCATATCGGCAGACTCATCATCAACAAGATTCTGGACGTTAAAATCGGTATTTTTGCCATACCATGCCTCGTACATAATGAGACAATCCTTCGAAACGTTATCGGTCAGTTTAACTTTGACCTTTTGCTCACCGACCTTGTTGAAGACCCGGACCATATCGAGATCTTTTATGCCCTTTGCCGCGGCTGCTGCCGGGTGCATGTAGACGAATGGTTCTTTGTTGAATTCCTTCATCCAGTCGAGATTGGCGAACTGTGAGTGAAGGGCGAACTGAGTATGCGGGGTAAGCAGTTGGAACTTGTCGTATGCTTTGCGTCCCTCTTTAAACTCAGGCAGGGCTTTGTGACCGTGTT of the Desulfosediminicola ganghwensis genome contains:
- a CDS encoding 4Fe-4S dicluster domain-containing protein — encoded protein: MKTPNKSKKQYAFLVDSEDCVGCYSCAMACRNYYHHEQGVVWRKLYPLQEESYPHRERAFFSLACNHCENPACLAECPADAYTKREKDGIVVHHQEKCIGCRNCLDACPYGVPQFNEIEDRAEKCSLCHERIDAGHKPACTQSCPTNALRLVELSQLAGKKVVQYPAGHPKEEQINPSTRFILPKAPKIIRR